The proteins below come from a single Magallana gigas chromosome 10, xbMagGiga1.1, whole genome shotgun sequence genomic window:
- the LOC117683827 gene encoding uncharacterized protein — MKLNNETETKLNTGTETRTKLNNETETKLNNETKTKLNTETETRTKLNDETDTKLNDETETKLNNEKETKVSNEKNSKQILKKEKLKVDIERKATNKPKLNSQAKVKGKVTLMKGIHETGACTVNEIEAVEIEKEEKYEEIFNVTNKRKIQGDKVKNGESIDAVKKKCCSIQKNIQNQIEHKLQQLSQPDYGKREVRLIDVLKQKPKTKKVGDSRKQKEDDEVYVTDSEKNELSFCPLSNATKERLKKRASSIVVANGSKEQSVSIGKVLKAPSRTKSIIGDGNCFFRAISFAIFGEECHHFKIRSTIVNHLLKNESTFFSFLRSGYQSVCSYVLKKGMLKNGSWATEVEIIAAAHLLQTDIYVFDDYSKSWARFSGKQANGRLSVESEAIYLKHCYRAHYEVVLSVDAQNENISKMSASTALNNAFSKTAVCDIEVDKKIETFGCGCPISDDIIVEEVFHCSTGAKDHENERKILQGNCHQGHSKFGASAGKQCVLNSLASLMYSKVKLAKDWNVNDMNVVLNTGNELYQLLSNSSTMQNDYVLIAEIPRQIECFNKEFNFEFNDSLYGLINSNNCLHDSGFETHTVLEALDSALTESDGAFVTFKANTYIIIKNRNSYYVFDPHSRDRFGKVSGCGNSILLEFNTTEELSLHCITLANSMNATMFEQFEITGVKVAELNVPQKLPVIKTIENQFEVNGVEQTNLEIDQKVPNLVENTDFPDFKHSPMLVPDEIPDSAKIRRKRKSSETLRVYRKKKAKLNNDFDRTSLMDKRKDQQRVYPLNRYQLDENYREKNRDASKRKYNTDILYQTKVKDASIRKYKINDSHRAYVQEASVKKYKTDMIHKAKVKRASYEQYKTSEVHRKNIKKCVYAKLRKNHEDQKKWPFVHEQFRNEMKMLPDYVCSVCCKLLFRKQVLICEPQIYNKNTTADGIGLGQVYVSTKYLESCPGTEKHICSSRCKLWVCYTCHRKLLSGTMPGECFMNKLENVEVPDVLRELNSVERHLVSRIIPFKKMMALPKGGQFGVQGPVVCVPSNVSETVESLPRPGNDNQLIQVKLKRKLAYKGHCEFKFINTQKVRRAIEYLCKTNKYYKDLKFDETWENPIEMSAADDDDSYEEHVHEKEMCETVDDELNHALPHDTCLQPVDIGQECEFLINNNTSEYIKCEKMLDKDPQTFEDLFKFAKRPESTVKIRKNDSLIASIEGMEIV, encoded by the coding sequence ATGAAACTTAACAATGAAACTGAAACAAAACTGAACACTGGAACTGAAACAAGAACAAAACTGAACAATGAAACTGAAACAAAACTgaacaatgaaacaaaaacaaaactgaatACTGAAACTGAAACAAGAACAAAACTGAACGATGAAACTGATACAAAACTGAACGATGAAACTGAAACAAAACTGaacaatgaaaaagaaacaaaagttaGTAATGAAAAAAACTCAAAACAGATACTTAAAAAAGAGAAACTGAAAGTTGATATCGAAAGAAAAGCTACAAATAAACCGAAACTGAACTCCCAAGCCAAAGTCAAAGGAAAAGTAACATTGATGAAAGGAATCCACGAAACGGGAGCTTGCACAGTTAATGAAATTGAAGCAGTGGAAATAGAAAAAGAGGAGAAATATGAAGAAATATTCAATGTtacaaataagcgaaaaatacAGGGTGACAAAGTTAAGAATGGTGAGTCCATTGATGCAGTCAAGAAAAAGTGTTGttcaattcaaaaaaatatacaaaatcaaatcGAACACAAACTTCAGCAGTTATCGCAACCAGACTATGGAAAAAGGGAAGTTCGATTAATTGATGTATTGAAGCAGAAACCAAAAACGAAAAAAGTAGGAGACTCAAGAAAACAAAAAGAGGATGATGAAGTGTATGTGACCGatagtgaaaaaaatgaattgagtTTTTGTCCACTTTCAAATGCCACAAAAGAACGGTTGAAAAAACGAGCAAGCTCCATTGTTGTTGCAAATGGATCAAAAGAACAATCTGTATCTATTGGCAAGGTACTGAAAGCTCCATCAAGAACAAAATCTATTATAGGGGATGGAAATTGTTTCTTTAGAGCGATATCATTTGCAATCTTTGGTGAAGAATGCCATCATTTCAAGATCAGAAGCACAATTGTTAATCATCTTTTGAAGAATGAAAGTACATTTTTTAGCTTTTTAAGATCAGGATATCAATCAGTCTGCAGTTATGTTCTAAAAAAAGGTATGCTGAAGAACGGTTCATGGGCTACCGAAGTTGAAATTATTGCTGCAGCTCATTTGCTACAAACAGACATTTATGTTTTTGACGATTATAGCAAATCATGGGCAAGATTTTCAGGAAAGCAGGCAAACGGCAGATTAAGTGTAGAATCTGAGGCTATTTATCTGAAACATTGTTACCGAGCGCATTACGAAGTTGTACTGTCTGTGGACGcgcaaaatgaaaatatatcaaagatgTCTGCAAGCACAGCCTTAAACAACGCCTTTTCAAAAACAGCTGTATGTGATATTgaagttgataaaaaaatcgAGACATTTGGATGTGGCTGTCCAATATCTGACGACATCATTGTGGAAGAGGTATTTCATTGTAGCACAGGGGCAAAGGACCATGAAAATGAGAGAAAAATACTGCAAGGTAACTGTCACCAAGGACATTCCAAGTTCGGTGCATCTGCTGGAAAACAATGTGTTTTGAACAGTCTAGCTTCCTTGATGTATAGTAAAGTAAAACTCGCAAAAGACTGGAATGTTAATGACATGAATGTTGTGTTGAATACAGGAAATGAATTGTATCAGTTATTGTCAAATAGCTCTACCATGCAAAATGATTATGTATTAATTGCAGAAATTCCAAGACAGATCGAATGCTttaataaagaatttaattttgaatttaatgattCGTTGTATGGATTGATCAATTCTAATAATTGTCTGCATGATTCTGGTTTTGAAACTCATACTGTCCTTGAAGCATTAGACAGCGCTCTTACAGAATCAGATGGTGCTTTCGTTACATTTAAAGCCAACACATACATTATTATCAAGAACAgaaattcatattatgtttTTGATCCCCATTCTAGAGATAGATTTGGTAAAGTGTCAGGATGTGGAAATAGTATTCTTCTTGAGTTCAATACTACAGAAGAGCTTAGTTTGCACTGTATAACGTTGGCAAATTCTATGAATGCTACTATGTTTGAACAGTTTGAGATCACTGGTGTAAAAGTAGCAGAACTAAATGTACCTCAAAAGCTTCCTGTTATAAAAACAATCGAAAATCAGTTCGAGGTAAATGGGGTAGAACAAACGAATTTAGAAATAGATCAAAAGGTACCAAATCTTGTTGAAAACACAGATTTTCCGGATTTTAAACACAGTCCAATGCTTGTTCCAGATGAAATTCCCGACTCTgcaaaaataagaagaaaaagaaaaagttcaGAAACCTTGAGAgtttacagaaagaaaaaagcaaagctaaataatgattttgatCGTACAAGTCTTATGGATAAACGAAAAGATCAACAAAgagtctatccattaaatcggTATCAACTGGATGAAaattatagagaaaaaaatagagACGCATCGAAAAGAAAGTACAATACAGATATCCTCTACCAAACAAAAGTAAAAGATGCATCAATTAGAAAGTACAAAATTAACGACAGTCATAGAGCTTATGTTCAAGAAGCTTCTGTGAAAAAGTACAAAACTGATATGATTCATAAAGCAAAAGTCAAGAGGGCATCTTATGAACAGTATAAAACAAGCGAAGTTCACcgaaaaaacataaagaaatgtGTTTATGCCAAACTGAGAAAAAATCATGAAGATCAAAAGAAATGGCCTTTTGTTCACGAACAATTTcgtaatgaaatgaaaatgttaccCGATTATGTCTGTTCTGTATGCTGCAAACTATTATTTAGAAAACAAGTCTTGATATGCGAACCTCAAATATACAACAAAAATACAACCGCAGACGGAATTGGATTAGGACAGGTATATGTATCTACGAAATATTTAGAAAGCTGTCCAGGGACTGAAAAACACATATGTTCATCTAGATGTAAACTGTGGGTGTGCTACACTTGCCATAGAAAACTTCTATCTGGTACTATGCCTGGCGaatgttttatgaataaattagaAAACGTAGAGGTACCTGACGTTTTAAGAGAATTAAACTCGGTTGAGCGTCACCTTGTCTCGAGAATCATTCCATTCAAGAAAATGATGGCTTTACCTAAAGGAGGTCAGTTCGGTGTTCAAGGGCCCGTTGTTTGTGTACCTAGCAATGTTTCAGAAACTGTAGAGTCATTGCCACGACCAGGAAATGATAACCAATTAATTCaagtcaaattaaaaagaaaacttgcTTACAAAGGTCATTGTGAATTCAAGTTCATTAACACTCAAAAGGTCAGAAGAGCAATTGAGTatttatgtaaaacaaataaatattacaaagaCCTTAAATTTGATGAGACCTGGGAAAACCCCATTGAAATGTCTGCTGCCGACGATGACGACTCTTATGAGGAACATGTTCACGAGAAAGAAATGTGCGAAACTGTTGATGAtgaattaaatcatgcattgcCACATGATACTTGTCTCCAGCCAGTTGATATAGGTCAAGAG